One Halarcobacter ebronensis genomic window carries:
- the recJ gene encoding single-stranded-DNA-specific exonuclease RecJ gives MSKITKKELFDILKARHENNQYSRLAQIPEPNSFKDIDLAIKRIKKAIQSNEKITIVGDYDVDGVVSTTIIVDFFKRAGIKVDYIIPNRFTHGYGLSPKIVDMIDEGLVITVDNGISANEAAKKLKEKNIDLIITDHHTVGEELPNAIAIINPKQENCNFPFKDICGAQVAWYLCAALKKELNLNVNLQEFFDLLSVAIIADIMPMTSLNYTMVKYGLKQIKTSNRPAFIKINEMMHKDLYVSDDVGFTIAPKINSAGRMDDASVALSFLLSESVYEANDSLQLLEELNCYRKVLQERISQKAILATQEEDNAVVVWGEDWHEGVIGIVASKLSNAYKKPAFIFSIKNGMAKGSARANANIDLYTIISETSDILKGFGGHKNAAGLSLEAKNLEEFKKRINEILDIEPEDLHIEHDVLGELDVSCVDNEFLDIIEKFEPYGLGNHRPIFKVTNSKIIKSQLFGKDKNHLKLTLNNNGFIFEALQFYTENRDFKEYVDLVISINKNEFRGEISPQFLIQDIL, from the coding sequence TAAAGATATAGATTTAGCCATTAAAAGGATTAAAAAAGCTATTCAATCAAATGAAAAAATTACTATTGTTGGTGATTACGATGTAGATGGAGTAGTATCAACTACCATTATTGTTGATTTTTTTAAAAGAGCAGGAATAAAAGTTGATTATATCATTCCAAATAGATTTACCCATGGATATGGACTCTCACCCAAAATAGTTGATATGATTGATGAAGGTTTGGTAATCACCGTTGATAATGGTATCTCTGCAAATGAAGCTGCAAAAAAGCTAAAAGAGAAAAATATTGATTTAATCATAACAGACCATCATACAGTAGGAGAAGAACTTCCAAACGCTATAGCAATCATAAATCCAAAACAAGAGAACTGTAATTTTCCTTTTAAAGATATTTGTGGAGCTCAAGTTGCATGGTATTTATGTGCAGCACTTAAAAAAGAGCTAAACTTAAATGTAAATCTACAAGAGTTTTTTGATCTACTTAGTGTAGCTATTATTGCAGATATTATGCCAATGACCAGCCTTAATTATACTATGGTTAAATATGGCCTTAAACAGATAAAAACTTCAAATAGACCAGCTTTTATTAAAATAAATGAGATGATGCACAAAGATTTATATGTCTCTGATGATGTTGGTTTTACCATTGCTCCAAAGATAAATAGTGCAGGAAGAATGGATGATGCCTCTGTTGCTCTCTCTTTTTTACTATCTGAGAGTGTTTATGAAGCAAATGACTCTTTACAACTGCTTGAAGAGTTAAACTGCTATAGAAAGGTTTTACAAGAGAGAATCTCTCAAAAAGCAATACTTGCAACCCAAGAAGAGGATAATGCAGTAGTTGTTTGGGGAGAAGATTGGCATGAGGGAGTTATTGGAATAGTTGCTTCAAAACTCTCAAACGCATATAAAAAACCAGCCTTTATCTTCTCAATTAAAAATGGTATGGCAAAGGGAAGTGCAAGGGCAAATGCAAATATTGACCTTTATACAATTATCTCTGAAACTTCTGATATTTTAAAAGGTTTTGGTGGACATAAAAATGCAGCAGGACTCTCACTGGAAGCAAAAAATCTTGAAGAGTTTAAAAAACGAATAAATGAGATTTTGGATATTGAGCCAGAAGATTTACACATTGAACATGATGTATTAGGAGAGTTAGATGTCTCTTGTGTGGATAATGAATTCCTTGATATTATAGAGAAATTTGAGCCCTATGGTTTAGGTAATCACCGACCAATTTTTAAAGTAACAAACTCTAAAATCATAAAATCTCAACTCTTTGGAAAAGATAAAAACCACTTGAAACTAACACTAAATAACAATGGCTTTATTTTTGAAGCTTTACAATTTTATACTGAAAATAGAGATTTTAAAGAGTATGTTGATTTGGTAATTTCAATAAATAAAAATGAGTTTAGAGGGGAAATAAGCCCTCAGTTTTTAATACAAGATATCTTATAG
- a CDS encoding FlgO family outer membrane protein: MSSKSIKILKYSFTSIFLIIFLTSCSNIAKSIASKSPTYHKNIIGSNDFNSLVEDLIKKQESRLNAEIGNEEVVLVSDFVNIDTLQNHSKLGFLLSEQLKNSLSRRGIIIREIELGRDFQLGHRGFNLLTREQKDIKSSEVDNQFAVVGTYSVTTQSLIVFVKLIDITTGNILSSASSETIVDEEILDLEASGQNRRVIAPMVL, encoded by the coding sequence ATGAGTTCAAAATCTATAAAAATATTGAAGTATAGTTTTACTTCAATATTTTTAATTATCTTTTTAACTTCATGTTCAAATATTGCAAAATCAATTGCAAGTAAATCACCAACCTATCATAAAAACATTATTGGTTCAAACGATTTTAATTCTCTTGTTGAAGATTTAATAAAAAAACAAGAGAGTAGATTAAACGCAGAAATTGGAAATGAAGAGGTTGTTTTAGTATCAGATTTTGTAAATATTGATACTTTGCAAAATCATTCAAAATTAGGATTTTTACTATCTGAACAGCTTAAGAACTCTTTATCTAGAAGAGGAATTATAATAAGAGAGATTGAACTTGGCAGAGATTTCCAACTTGGACATCGTGGCTTTAATCTTTTGACAAGAGAACAAAAAGATATAAAAAGCTCTGAAGTTGATAACCAATTTGCAGTTGTAGGAACTTACAGTGTAACTACACAAAGTTTAATAGTGTTTGTAAAACTAATTGATATAACAACTGGAAATATTCTAAGTTCAGCAAGTAGTGAAACTATTGTTGATGAAGAGATTTTAGATTTAGAGGCAAGTGGTCAAAATAGAAGAGTTATAGCACCAATGGTTCTATAA
- a CDS encoding FlgO family outer membrane protein, with translation MLKTFAKSCLVVATASIITGCALEIPTTTAKNYEDTSVAKEDKKVQITKQHIQIANDMQKNVTTQYTLEDTINSLATQMMQNTKMNTSKPVLITSFVRLDNFKKTTEFGRIVSESLINEISNRGFNVIEYRGQLAVSINEQGEYFISRNPHKIKDEIPNTYVVVGTYSRQYGKVMLNARVLDNITGKIISSARATYQHNKRNDCVLFKDCQPARTIKIIEEK, from the coding sequence ATGTTAAAAACTTTCGCTAAATCTTGCCTTGTCGTTGCAACAGCTTCAATAATTACTGGTTGTGCACTTGAAATCCCAACAACAACAGCAAAAAATTATGAAGATACTTCAGTTGCAAAAGAAGACAAAAAAGTACAAATTACTAAACAGCATATTCAAATCGCAAATGATATGCAAAAAAATGTTACTACGCAGTATACTCTTGAAGATACAATAAATTCACTGGCTACTCAAATGATGCAAAATACAAAGATGAATACAAGTAAGCCTGTACTTATCACATCTTTTGTTAGACTTGATAATTTTAAAAAGACTACAGAGTTTGGAAGAATAGTAAGTGAAAGTTTAATTAATGAGATATCAAATAGAGGTTTCAACGTAATTGAATACAGAGGACAATTGGCTGTTTCAATAAATGAACAAGGTGAATATTTTATTAGTAGAAATCCTCATAAAATTAAAGATGAAATACCAAATACATATGTGGTTGTGGGTACTTACTCAAGACAATATGGAAAAGTAATGTTAAATGCGAGAGTATTAGATAATATTACTGGTAAAATCATCTCTAGTGCAAGAGCAACTTATCAACACAACAAAAGAAATGACTGTGTGTTATTTAAAGATTGCCAACCTGCAAGAACTATTAAAATAATAGAAGAAAAATAG
- a CDS encoding DJ-1 family glyoxalase III encodes MSTLLVPISNGFEEIEALTIVDVCRRADIEVTLASINEIEIVGAHNITIKADALLKDVDADAFDMIALPGGLPNAFNLAKDELLKTILQKFKKENRYIGAICAAPFALHTANVLNDKYTCYPSFEQKIDSSTYVENEIVVKDDKVITSKGPATAMQFALELVKILKGEESFTKVRDGLLFKAS; translated from the coding sequence ATGTCAACACTTTTAGTACCCATATCAAATGGATTTGAAGAGATTGAAGCTTTAACAATTGTAGATGTATGCAGAAGAGCTGATATTGAAGTTACTTTAGCTTCTATTAATGAAATTGAAATAGTAGGGGCACATAATATAACTATTAAAGCTGATGCCCTTTTAAAGGATGTAGATGCAGATGCTTTTGATATGATAGCACTTCCTGGTGGTCTTCCAAATGCTTTTAATCTTGCTAAAGATGAACTTCTAAAAACAATACTTCAAAAATTTAAAAAAGAGAATAGATATATTGGGGCAATTTGTGCTGCTCCTTTTGCTTTACATACAGCAAATGTTCTAAATGACAAATATACTTGTTATCCAAGTTTTGAGCAAAAAATTGACTCTTCAACTTATGTGGAAAATGAAATTGTTGTAAAAGATGATAAGGTTATTACTTCAAAAGGACCGGCAACAGCTATGCAGTTTGCTTTGGAATTAGTAAAAATATTAAAAGGTGAAGAGAGCTTTACAAAAGTTAGAGATGGGCTTTTATTTAAGGCTTCTTAA
- a CDS encoding glycosyltransferase has product MKKIKICLISDTVFDVNGVSRFIQDFSKEAIFFEKEFTVITSTSKGTEEEFPNIVNFKPIFRMRMPFYKSLDLVLPPFFKIKKKIKELKPDLLHISTPGTVGLCALISAKLLKIPVAGIYHTDFPAYMYKNTKNAFVRWGTIKFLKLFYSPYKALFSRSDEYFKTLKEQLGFVDEEIYLLKAGINIESFDKSFKDETIWDPYNFDKNRFKVLYVGRISVEKNVHKLLDIWQKGKFENCQLILVGDKELNKEIKDESITYLGRKRGKELSKVYASSDCFIFPSTTDTLGQVVMEAMSSALPVIVTNKGGPKTFVNSDFGYIVDINNYDEVIKAINELSNDKEEYLAKKEKAYLFMRDMSISHSFLDFWQKNEEILEKLRSLK; this is encoded by the coding sequence ATGAAAAAAATAAAAATTTGTTTAATAAGCGATACCGTATTTGATGTTAATGGAGTATCTAGGTTTATTCAAGATTTCTCAAAAGAGGCAATTTTTTTTGAAAAAGAGTTTACAGTTATAACCTCTACAAGCAAAGGGACAGAAGAGGAGTTTCCAAATATTGTAAACTTCAAGCCAATTTTTAGAATGAGAATGCCTTTTTATAAATCATTGGATTTGGTTCTTCCACCTTTTTTCAAGATTAAAAAAAAGATAAAAGAGTTAAAGCCTGATTTATTGCATATCTCAACTCCTGGTACTGTAGGGCTTTGTGCCCTTATAAGTGCAAAACTTTTAAAAATACCAGTTGCGGGGATTTATCATACAGATTTCCCTGCATATATGTATAAAAATACTAAAAATGCTTTTGTTAGATGGGGTACAATAAAGTTTTTAAAACTTTTTTATAGTCCGTATAAAGCTCTTTTTTCAAGATCAGATGAGTATTTCAAAACCCTAAAAGAGCAACTTGGGTTTGTAGATGAAGAGATATATCTTTTAAAAGCAGGAATAAATATAGAAAGTTTTGATAAATCTTTTAAAGATGAAACTATTTGGGATCCTTACAATTTTGATAAAAATAGATTCAAAGTTTTATATGTGGGAAGAATCTCTGTTGAAAAAAATGTTCACAAACTCCTTGATATTTGGCAAAAGGGTAAGTTTGAAAATTGTCAGCTTATTTTAGTTGGAGATAAAGAGCTAAATAAAGAGATAAAAGATGAATCTATTACCTACTTAGGTAGAAAAAGAGGTAAAGAGTTATCTAAAGTTTATGCATCTAGTGATTGTTTTATTTTCCCTTCAACAACAGATACTTTAGGGCAAGTTGTAATGGAAGCTATGTCTTCAGCTCTTCCTGTAATAGTTACAAACAAAGGTGGTCCGAAAACTTTTGTTAATAGTGATTTTGGTTATATTGTTGATATAAACAATTATGATGAGGTAATAAAAGCTATTAATGAACTCTCAAATGATAAAGAAGAGTATTTGGCAAAAAAAGAGAAAGCATATCTATTTATGAGAGATATGTCTATCTCCCATAGTTTTTTAGATTTTTGGCAAAAAAATGAAGAGATTTTAGAAAAATTAAGAAGCCTTAAATAA
- a CDS encoding UDP-2,3-diacylglucosamine diphosphatase has translation MKYKSIFISDVHLGTKFSNTKFLLDFLKHNDCENLFLVGDIIDGWAIKRRFVWPQTHSDVIQKILKKAKKGCNVTFITGNHDEFLRPFVPLILGNSLEVKNEAEYTSVSGKKYLITHGDFFDSITMTKKWLAILGDYGYDLLLNLNQMLNVIRSRVGIKSKWSLSKYVKDNVKSSISFITAFEATLARHAKYKGYNGIICGHIHKAEIKKIDSIEYLNCGDWVESCTALVETFDGDFKIVSWLYK, from the coding sequence ATGAAATATAAAAGCATATTTATATCTGATGTTCATTTGGGAACAAAGTTTTCTAATACAAAATTTTTGTTGGATTTTTTGAAACATAATGATTGTGAAAATCTATTTTTGGTGGGAGATATAATTGATGGATGGGCTATAAAGAGAAGATTTGTATGGCCTCAAACACACTCAGACGTTATTCAAAAAATTTTAAAAAAGGCAAAAAAAGGTTGTAATGTTACTTTTATAACAGGAAACCATGATGAGTTTTTAAGACCTTTTGTTCCTCTTATTTTAGGTAACTCTTTAGAGGTTAAAAATGAAGCGGAGTATACATCAGTATCAGGGAAAAAATATTTAATAACCCATGGTGATTTTTTCGATTCAATCACAATGACAAAAAAGTGGTTGGCAATTTTAGGTGATTATGGTTATGACTTACTTTTAAATCTAAATCAGATGTTAAATGTTATAAGAAGTAGAGTTGGAATAAAATCAAAATGGTCTTTGTCTAAATATGTAAAAGACAATGTAAAATCCTCTATCTCTTTTATAACTGCCTTTGAAGCTACTTTGGCAAGACATGCAAAATATAAAGGTTATAATGGCATAATTTGTGGACATATCCATAAAGCTGAAATAAAAAAAATCGACTCAATTGAGTATCTTAATTGTGGAGATTGGGTTGAATCTTGTACAGCTTTGGTTGAAACCTTTGATGGTGATTTTAAAATAGTGAGTTGGTTATATAAATGA
- a CDS encoding patatin-like phospholipase family protein, producing MSDKKLALALGGGAAKGAFHLGVLDFFEESKITIDAYSGSSIGAIIAASHASGVKAKEQLQIFSSKDIKKLLKFNYFRNGLIRIAENQKILDDLLPIKRLEDIPKEIYLTAYDLRKKELHYFTEGDTQKLCMASSALIPLFRPISYKDMYLIDGGLFDSVPIKPFDKNSYEIIAIDLFPKKIKDEKIRRVTLFKSLQRKLFVQLHENHNFTILNTNQYLTSLEIWDYSMFTFKELEECFKLGYKEAKRHFSSL from the coding sequence ATGAGTGATAAAAAATTGGCTCTTGCCCTTGGTGGAGGAGCAGCAAAAGGAGCTTTTCATTTAGGGGTTTTAGATTTTTTTGAAGAGAGTAAAATAACTATTGACGCCTATTCAGGAAGTTCAATTGGAGCTATTATTGCAGCATCCCATGCAAGTGGAGTAAAAGCAAAAGAGCAGTTACAAATTTTTTCCTCAAAAGATATAAAAAAGCTATTAAAGTTTAACTACTTTAGAAATGGTCTTATTAGAATAGCTGAAAATCAAAAGATTTTAGATGATTTACTTCCAATTAAAAGACTTGAAGATATTCCAAAAGAGATCTATCTTACAGCTTATGATTTAAGAAAAAAAGAACTTCATTACTTTACTGAGGGTGACACTCAAAAACTCTGTATGGCTTCAAGTGCTTTAATACCACTTTTTCGACCCATTTCATATAAAGATATGTATCTAATTGATGGGGGGCTTTTTGATTCAGTTCCCATAAAACCTTTTGATAAAAACTCTTATGAAATTATTGCCATTGATCTTTTTCCAAAAAAAATAAAAGATGAGAAGATAAGAAGGGTAACCCTTTTTAAATCTCTACAAAGAAAATTGTTTGTGCAACTACATGAAAACCATAACTTTACAATTTTAAATACAAATCAGTATCTAACAAGCCTTGAGATATGGGATTATTCCATGTTTACTTTTAAAGAGCTAGAAGAGTGTTTTAAATTGGGATATAAAGAGGCAAAAAGACATTTTTCATCTTTATAA